The stretch of DNA aaaaaaatgatcgtttaGAGAGCGGCAATGTGTATTGCGTTGGAAGCAACGCCAGTGGTCAATTGGGAATGGGGACGAACGTGACCGAAATTCCAACACCAAAACTTCTTTCTCGTGATGCTCTACAGGATCAGTCGATCGTCAAAATTGCTTGCGGGGAAAGTCACAGTGCTGTTCTAACAGGTATAACACGCATGTCAATTCGTCTTAATTTTGTGATTTCTTCGGTCCTTCATGATTCTTCTTGTACTACAGAATCTGGCAGACTCTACACGTGTGGTGACGGTAGACATGGAAAATTGGGTCtcgaggaaaatgaaaataacgtTCACGAATTAACATTCGCTATCAAATATCAAGAACTTTTTGTTTCAAATGTATGTCGTTTCTAACTCATAAGTTTTCTGGTCACATATatgtttcttaatttcttaaaGCGTATGATTAATCTTCCAGGTATCTTGTGGTGGCTGTCACACGATATTGCTAGGTAAAAGACGTGAGACGAATAACCAGACAAATCAAGAATCAGAAACTATACAGATAGTGAgtatcaaatgaaataaaaataactaaagAATTCGAAAGAGTTTATTGATTTTCGAATTGTAGGATCACCAgatccaaagaaaaaattctctgCCTCCTTTGAAACTTCCTGTAAATAGACTACAAAACGAAAGCCATATGGATAAAGTGGAGGACGAAAAGGAATCTACAGAGAGTGAAAAGATTCTTGAAAAATCTCCATCCGAGGACAATCAGGAAAATAAACTGGATAACGAGCATAACGATATCCCCGAAACACCAAAGGATAGtatgaataatttcgaaaaactTGAAATTCCTGCAACGAATGAAGTATCAGAAGAGACGCAAAAAGTCAACGAAGTAGAAAATTCAGAAATCACAAGTGAAAAAGAGGATGCAGAAAATAACAACGAGGAAAACacaatgaaaacaaataatgaGAGTAATGTTGATATTGAAAAACCAAGCGAATCAACGAAGGCAGATGTAGATGTAGATTCAAATAATGTGATAGACAAAAcagaagaaacgataaaaactgaagaatcgaaaattgaaaatgaaacgaaaactAGTCCAGAAAAACCAACATCTCCTGATCCTATGCCACCACCCAAACCACCTCGACAAAAAACAGCAAGTCCTCAAGGATCTGTAGGCGAAGATATAAAAGTATCAAGTAAGTATtcggaggaggaagaaagaaaagaaaataatcaagatAGCAATCCAAAACCGAATGAAGCAAATGAAACTGAAGAGTCGATAATACAATCTatgacagaaaaaataaataaagaagaagaaagtccTGCGAAAGTCTCTATCAATAGCCACAAATCTCGATCAACGAAATCGAATGCCGATACTGAAGAAACTATAGTTGCCGACCCTCAACACACTTTGGACGAGTTAAAGACAGATAAGATCacgaaaaatgaagaaaatgctGAAGAACACACACACGATGATGCTGATGTAATACAATCACCAGCACCTAGAACTGGttagaaactttttcattttgctttaattattcttatacattcaatatattatcaaGTTATATTATGATTATCTTGGATCATGTTTTTAGGAAAAATGGCAAAGCTATTCAAAGGAAAAAGGCAACAAGAGACAGAAAATGGCACAAAATCTAGTGGAAGTACGACTCCAAAATCAaaggtatatattattttgatctctcatttttgcttttacattattatataaagatgtacaattaattatattctgtAAATGTTTCAGTCGAAAACGTGTATCATTTTGTGATcgagaaaatttgaaagatttaattataatctattatatttttttatatcatactcGTACGCGAATCTCAAACGCTTGGGACCAAAGCggacaaaattaaatattttttcaaataatcttGGAACATCGGCGAAGTGCCTTatcatgaaatttattattcattgtgGCCTTTATATGCATTCCTTAAGATATGCGTTATTGTTAAATTGCTTCAATGATGAATTAAGAATTGTACCATAAATGTGAACACATAATAAACTTTTCCATTgtattaaaagattatttttataatgtaattctttagtaataattttatctctttaagaATTTAATGTAACAATACCTTGAAACTGTTCATCACCATTCGTTAGAAGCGTATGTGACTTCAGCGACAggtatggacaaaatatgaattataagaatgaataaaaaatactgtCGTCGCCATTAATCTATCGTATCAATTAATAAGCTTGTTAGATTATACTCTACTTGTACGTAATATAACTATTTTGGAGTGTGCATTAGAATAAAAAGTGTTAATAAGTTTAAACTCAAACATTTCATTCGCCtacatttatattcttttttaatggtGGCCTGCCTATCGATATCGGTGATAAATACAATGCAACATCGATAcgcatttattttacgataaaaatgcataaaagataataaatacaattaacacaaaaacaattaatacaaaataagtgaaaacacgaaaaaaagcaatattggaaattttactttatagaTAGTGTGgaaataaactaatattattaGCAACATAAAGTGATTATTACGTAGTTATTCGCTCAGTAGTACTCGAAACTTATTTCACGGATTAAAGATGACTTATTTCAGTAaagtaaatatgaataaaagataataaattacaaggaataagaatatataagaaccataaagaaattataatttttctgtgAGTTtctctaataaattattcttaaattttcCTATACTTAGTCTGTTTATATGTTGCAGTATTATCAGATATGGAAAATGTAAGTACTCTAATGTTACCTTACAATTAGAGAAAACAGATTTTGGAAAAGTCTTGAAATATGCGGCCATTCGTTCGGTAGTATTTGCATCTTGTAAGATTTTGCAAGATTATTTGCATATTGTAAGATATTAtacttgtaaaatattaaatactacCGATCTAAGTCTTACTGCGTGGAattttaaaaaggaataaattctAAGTCCATTCGTGAAGATAGATTGTCAAAGTCCCCCAAAAGAGCAAAATCGAAGTCTAACACAAAAGAAGTTGAatagaatttcgaaaatatgaGTGATACAACATTCTACTTGCGTAAAATCTTCGTTAATACTCGCTCCTATGGCATCctgcgaaaatttctaagttctCTCGGAAAAGTCCAAAACACAACTGAAGTAGTAACTGTAAAAGtcaatcaatatataattaatttaaggTCTAATTGAAGTTAGACAGAAAAGagattttggaaaaatattgagacatgcagccattcgcccggtagtacttgcgttatatgactacatatataatttatttatagattttagaTATGATTTAGACATTCGATATttcgcaagtactaccgacccaggtcccaccgcgtggaggtaGCTGNNNNNNNNNNNNNNNNNNNNNNNNNNNNNNNNNNNNNNNNNNNNNNNNNNNNNNNNNNNNNNNNNNNNNNNNNNNNNNNNNNNNNNNNNNNNNNNNNNNNtgattttataaaaataatattacgaatttaattgaactttagaaaagaaaaatacaaaaaaatttgttgctcgactttaataatatcaatatataaagtacgtaaaaattctattcgcgTACGCGTGGCAATGTGAGATGGGAGACGGAATGTCACGTCGTTTCAGTTTctgaaaattacattattattattatataagagcATTTTGAGTGACAACatggtaaaattaaattatgacTTATTAATTATGACTAAGAGCCATTTTCGAAGAGTTCTGtaaaactttcgaaaataactCAATAGTCTAATAGTTGCCCTCTTGAGCCACAATTTGTGGGGGCCTCTTCGGCATATagcctcttctttgcttcgtgTCCTAACAACTACTATAGAACATTCGAACTAACGTCAATATCAAGAAACTAAAACCATCTTTTATTCTAAAACGTGGAAGGAAACTAATAAATCTAACGCAACTCTAAATCAATGCTGAAacgaaaaatggagaaagcatagaaataaaaacgagaattaatatattatttgctgAAAATCCTAATCTAAAAATTGATTAGCTTATTCTATGTTCTACGCGAGATTCTACaagtctctttatcttttatcaatgattctactctattttattctttcaaaagcaatgactctattgagacttttcttttattaataaaattgattaatctttatataaaaatgtaatgaaaaatcattggACACTCCTTCTTACAAGcgattattctaattattagaaaagaaattatacaatttcgCTTGTAATCTAGAGACTATCCATCGCGAATGTCTTCTTgcttattcattattaaaattcgcgAATATCGCGATTCTTTACTATTTTCgcaagagaaaattatttaaaaatgcatttaaatatacaaaattttaaataattataattaccgTGTTTAAACAAGAAGACTCTATCctgatctaataaataaatcaaaaaataacgaaCTATTCACGAGTAAATTTCCGAAGAAATTTACTCGAGGTCACTCAATGCTCTTctactaattaattacaaccaaTCACTCGTGCCGATTCGGACCTTTCGTCCTCGACATGATTGAGTGATCGGagggatttaaaaattaacttaccacttaagaagttctgcgatggctccaaaacactggaccgcgatttaggtcgaaattgagggtggatgattcgtagttggttgaaaatgaggtagGTCGACATCGAAGTTGGTCGAGATCCTCTTCAGTGATGCACTGACTTTAACTCGcggtagttatttattaacggaCGATCACTGAATTTAATTCGCGGAACtctactatattttataaattcagtCTGTGCGACTGTTAAAAGAGCAAATAACtttacgaacaaacactgactctaaagactgcattgcacgcagtcTATTCAAAAACACTTATggtttaaatcgcgaaacgcgaacgaactaacactgcttctacttcgcgataaatttattttagcgATACTAACACTCGATTACATCTGCACAACGTGgttctgaaacaaaaatacaaacgaaataattaatatcactgTTATAATGAAAACTGTATAAATCAGTCAACAAATAtatgatagagaaatatacttactttaagTCTTCGTCAATATTCGCTCCATTGACATCTtgcaaaaatttctaagtccactcgTGGAAATAGATTGTCAAAGTCCTCcgaaagtaagaaaatttctaagttcaCTCGTCGGAAGACACAGCGGAACTGAACTAGTAACTGCCAAAGTCAGCTAAAGGTCCGAGTTTGTTGTCGTCACGGGTGGGAAAGTATCCCCACCACACTATTTCATcctaaagtaaaataattcgtatgaaatattgaaagaataaataatataataatatacttacattaACTCTTCTCTATTACTTGCGAAGGACACGTACTGCAAGAACTGCGATGtttactcgtcgaaattcgaAGCAAGACTGAACCATGACCTGTAAATTGTTCCGATTATATTGTCGTCACGGGTGGGAGAGTACCCCCACTTCATcatttaattctaaaataacataattcgcatagaatattgaaagaatgaataatataataatatacttacattGACTCTTCGTTATTACTTGCGGAGAATGCGAACTGCGAAATCTGTGATGTGCACTCGTCGGCGTATAAAAGGAAACTAACTAGACAAAAgacaaagtaaataaaagtcgTACATGTTTATATTACACAAGGCTGATGATTCCGAGGTTAGAACTTTAAGATattgaaacttttaattacaattattttaaatttctctcGCTTTATGATCTTTGTAATGTTAAACAAacttattattgtttaaa from Vespula pensylvanica isolate Volc-1 chromosome 11, ASM1446617v1, whole genome shotgun sequence encodes:
- the LOC122633145 gene encoding X-linked retinitis pigmentosa GTPase regulator; the encoded protein is MGLPDIENIPETGAVFTIGRSRFADNIASHFFIRKDPVLTITCGDEHSAVVCQSGRLFVFGSNDWGQLGLGHKNHVSKPSCVKILKPEKVTHVACGRAHTLICTGGQKIFACGSDQEGQLGRGNAAVGDSASTPVLVYDCGLAGPRVTQIAAGSHHSMALTSDGGVIAWGSNLEGQLGLSGISGLVNKPTKVPIPEPVKEISTGYYHSAFLTESGLIYICGESESGKLGIDVNFTTQVAPKQMLLPTTAIHIACGGHHTLILTESGNVYCVGSNASGQLGMGTNVTEIPTPKLLSRDALQDQSIVKIACGESHSAVLTESGRLYTCGDGRHGKLGLEENENNVHELTFAIKYQELFVSNVSCGGCHTILLGKRRETNNQTNQESETIQIDHQIQRKNSLPPLKLPVNRLQNESHMDKVEDEKESTESEKILEKSPSEDNQENKLDNEHNDIPETPKDSMNNFEKLEIPATNEVSEETQKVNEVENSEITSEKEDAENNNEENTMKTNNESNVDIEKPSESTKADVDVDSNNVIDKTEETIKTEESKIENETKTSPEKPTSPDPMPPPKPPRQKTASPQGSVGEDIKVSSKYSEEEERKENNQDSNPKPNEANETEESIIQSMTEKINKEEESPAKVSINSHKSRSTKSNADTEETIVADPQHTLDELKTDKITKNEENAEEHTHDDADVIQSPAPRTGKMAKLFKGKRQQETENGTKSSGSTTPKSKSKTCIIL